The sequence GATCTTCGCCGTGAAAGGGCGATGTCCTAACCGCTAGACGACCGGGGCATGTGAACGGAACAATATTATGCTCTACAGCAACCTAAAATATCAACCTGACAGCGTTTTATTGAAGAGGACGATGCCGGAGGAAGTGGTGTAATACGTGAAGTATCTTTAAAATAAACCAAAATCACCACTAACCGACCTCATCGAAAGTCGGCTATAAGTGATCGGTTCATAGCGTATATACAGGTGAAAGGCCGGATAAAACTACCCGGCCTACACTATTTCCGACCGAACTAATTATTGTCCTGTTGGCGGCACTGGTGTTGTGGGAACAGTTGTTGGTTGCGAAACAGGTGGCGCTGGTACTACGGGAGCTGTTGATGTATTCGATCTCATATACATGATCCCCAAGGCAATCAAAACCACAACAACAATTACCGCAATTGCAACAGGCAAACTAATTTCTTGTTTCATAGCCATTTTAGACCCTCCTTAATCGAACTCAGTCCTTTTGAACGACATCTAATAAGCGTTCATTATTATGTATCTTAGCGCAAACGACAAAAGTTGTCAAGTCATACGCTCAAAAAAAGGAGGCATTTATGCTTCAATGCCTCCTTTTTTAGTAACGAAACGCTTTTTCTTACAGACCCTTCTCTGCCATAAAGTTGAGAAGGTCGGCCACACGGGATGCGTAACCCCACTCATTGTCATACCAGGCGATAACCTTTGCCATGTTATCACCGATGACCATGGTGGAGGTAGCATCCACGATAGAGCTGCGGGGATCGCCTTTGAAGTCAACCGAAACTAACGGTTCATTGGTGACGCCAAGATAACCTTTCATCGGTCCGTTGGCGGCAGCGAGGATAGCTTCATTTATCAGTTCAGCAGTAACTGATTTTTGAAAAGTTAAAACCAAATCAACAACCGACACAGTTGAAGTCGGAACGCGCAAAGAATAGCCGTTTAGCTTGCCCTTCAACTCAGGAACGACCAGGTGAAGCGCTTTTGCAGCTCCGGTGCTGGTGAGAATGATATTCTCGGCAGCGGCTCTTGAACGTCGCAAGTCACTGTGTGCTTGATCTTGAACTCGCTGATCGTTAGTATAGGCGTGTACCGTTGTCATTAAGCCCTTATCGATGCCAAAGCTATCGTTGAGAACTTTTGTAACGGGGGCGAGACAGTTGGTGGTACAGGATGCATTTGAAACGATATTGTGATTAGCCGGATCGTATTTGTCTTGGTTAACCCCTAAGACGATTGTAATATCTTCGTTCTTAGCAGGGGCGCTGATAACGACCTTTTTTGCGCCTGCATCGATGTGAGCGCGAGCGCCCGGCTTGCCCTTTACTGTGTCGTGATTAGCGTCAGTAAAAACGCCCGTCGATTCAAGGACCATCTCGACGCCAAGATCGCCCCATGGAATCTTTGCGGGGTCTTTTTCAGCGAAAACCTTTATGCTGCGATCGCCGACTTTAATGCTATTACCATCTGCCGAAACATCTTCAGGCCAGATGCCGTAGTTTGTATCGTACTTGAAAAGATATGCGTTAGTTTTCGAGTCGAAAAGATCGTTGATAGCGACCACTTCAAAAACGCCTGGGTACTTCCCCATGATTGTGCGCATGCTTAGTCTGCCAATGCGGCCAAATCCATTAATTCCTACTTTAATTGCCATGTGCTTCCTCCATAGAATCTGCAGAATCTGCGAAATGTCTTACTGCATCCCGCCAATCATATAATGGCACTTTTCACCCCCCCAACGCAATCAAATTCTTCCGTTTGGCACTGGTATAACAGAGGGGGAAATTCATATTGCTTAGTGCGAATTCTATATTACGGATGTCCCCATAGAGTGTCAAAAGGCCGATGGGACGCCGGGGCTACGGGGGTGGTTTTTCTCCTGAAATGGTTTTCAACTGATAAATCAACGCAGGGGAGTATTGGACTTTAACTACCAATCGGCGGGATTGGTCTATCCAGTAATCGGTGGTGGATTGGCGGTAGTGGACGGTTTCGAAATTGCCGGCGGGAAGGACGAGGGTTTCTTTGCCGACGTAGGTAATTAATGACGAAGTCCATCCGCCTAGAAGAGAGCCGGGCGCTGTGGTGTTGAAGGAAAATCGAGTGAGAGAGAAGGTGCTGCCTTCCGAACTTGGTGACGGCCAGAAGAGAGAGGCGAAAGCGCCGCTGAAAAGCCAGTATTCCCTGGATGGAAGTGTAAGAGTGATCGTGCCCTCCGCTTCTCCAAAAGCCCGAACGCGAGGATTGATATCTCGCCAGGTGACTTCAATACCATCGGTTCGGGATGGCAAGGTTCGAAGCGCAACTGAAAGCGTTGGCCGAAAACTGCCATTGACCTCATCGTGGGTGTCCAATCGGTAGTTGTGTGATTGGATATTACTCTTAACTGCCCAACCGCCAGTTACTTTATATCGGCTGAAAGTTTCCGAATAATCCGTTGTCTTGCCGTCTATCAGGCATTCATAGGTTCCGGTAAAGACGGGAGTCGCCGGCACTGATGCCCAATCAACGCGTGGGGTTTTCGAGCCAACTTGTTTGAAAATTGAATTCGGACGGGCGAAGATCGAATCGGTGATAGAAGTTTGGAATACGACTGATTGCGTCCGAACCTCGACGGTCTGTTTCCCATCGACATATTGCAGCTCAATCCCAGGAATTTGAGCGCCTTCGACCATTTTATAATCGCTAAATATACTCAGTAAATCCGCTTCTTTTCGAGCGATATCGCTATAAGCGCGATAGGAAAGGCCAATGACCAGCCCTGAACTCTGGTCAAACCAAAGGGAGGTTTTTGGCGCGATTGTGTCCATTCGGATCGCATCTCTGCCATCGGGCAATTTCTCTGCGCCGACAACTGAGGTTAAGGCAAGGCCTTGTTGAGCATCCAGTAGC is a genomic window of bacterium containing:
- the gap gene encoding type I glyceraldehyde-3-phosphate dehydrogenase; this encodes MAIKVGINGFGRIGRLSMRTIMGKYPGVFEVVAINDLFDSKTNAYLFKYDTNYGIWPEDVSADGNSIKVGDRSIKVFAEKDPAKIPWGDLGVEMVLESTGVFTDANHDTVKGKPGARAHIDAGAKKVVISAPAKNEDITIVLGVNQDKYDPANHNIVSNASCTTNCLAPVTKVLNDSFGIDKGLMTTVHAYTNDQRVQDQAHSDLRRSRAAAENIILTSTGAAKALHLVVPELKGKLNGYSLRVPTSTVSVVDLVLTFQKSVTAELINEAILAAANGPMKGYLGVTNEPLVSVDFKGDPRSSIVDATSTMVIGDNMAKVIAWYDNEWGYASRVADLLNFMAEKGL